One Peromyscus leucopus breed LL Stock chromosome 14, UCI_PerLeu_2.1, whole genome shotgun sequence genomic window carries:
- the LOC114706046 gene encoding LOW QUALITY PROTEIN: cytochrome c oxidase subunit 8C, mitochondrial (The sequence of the model RefSeq protein was modified relative to this genomic sequence to represent the inferred CDS: inserted 1 base in 1 codon) encodes MSRLMLLCPSLLRHHTVXFLKLGGRLTHSERPRHRELSPTESAVGIVVFFTTFFIPAAYVLPNLNHFRRE; translated from the exons ATGTCTCGCCTGATGctgctctgcccttccctcctccGCCACCACACCG CTTTCTTGAAGCTTGGCGGTCGTCTCACCCACTCAGAACGGCCACGCCACCGGGAACTGTCACCCACG gaATCGGCGGTTGGAATTGTGGTGTTTTTTACGACCTTTTTCATCCCAGCTGCATATGTGCTACCCAATCTGAACCACTTCAGAAGAGAGTAG